Proteins encoded within one genomic window of Humulus lupulus chromosome 1, drHumLupu1.1, whole genome shotgun sequence:
- the LOC133778954 gene encoding uncharacterized mitochondrial protein AtMg00810-like produces MTDGFEMSMVGDLTYFLGLQVKQSEDGTFISQSKYAKNLVKKFAMESAKHAKTPMGTTVKLTKYENGVKVDQTLYRSMIGSLLYLTASRPDISYSVGVCA; encoded by the coding sequence ATGACGGATggatttgaaatgagcatggtaggtgaTTTAACCTATTTTCTAGGTCTGCAAGTCAAACAGTCAGAAGATGGAACATTTATTTCTCAAAGTAAATATGCAAAAAATCTGGTCAAGAAATTTGCGATGGAGTCTGCTAAACATGctaaaacaccaatgggaaccacaGTCAAACTAACCaagtatgaaaatggtgttaaaGTAGATCAAACATTGTACAGaagcatgattggaagtcttCTGTATCTCACAGCTAGTCGTCCTGATATTAGCTACAGTGTTGGGGTCTGTGCTTGA